In Vespa velutina chromosome 1, iVesVel2.1, whole genome shotgun sequence, the following proteins share a genomic window:
- the LOC124955406 gene encoding liprin-alpha-1 isoform X1 codes for MWSAMCDVMPTIAEDSISQRSSQFSGDDANFEQLMVSMLDERDKLMDSLRECQERVQEAETRVRELEKERDSLNRQIYANIPQELSQLTKELAAARENILQREEEISELKAERNNTRLLLEHLECLVSRHERSLRMTVVKRQAAAQSGVSSEVEVLKALKSLFEHHKALDEKVRERLRVALERNTSLEEELAHTKEELQQYKVSGITPKAIDDKPKENGQTDDGQQQNKNETEQAESQQEPQQQLQQQLQQQQQQQQHAIQKLGTEKPTEIASRLSNGSLDPSDQDSAVRVIDLQATLDKQSTELSTWQRRVAELSGRVAELEETLSKTQKDLLKTQEINVKLQRDLRENVAQKEDQEERIATLEKRYLNAQRESTSLHDLNEKLEQELQHKKAQLKLQEEKIAAIQEKLELAEQKLTQYAKLPEMEEQLKQRMEALTQVRRPNQQAQERHGSAEDRIQRLEAQLEEKNAEVMRVNQRLKMNEEHNTRLSATVDKLLSESNDRLQTHLTERMEAIEEKNAITQELEKTRKVAEDLQNEKADIVKELGKARLEIDNVKRQMLQQEIAFNIQQTDALTRSLSPNAVDPGSFSRSASHSSFDTHSLPRRGGKRAVIEEDASKNYVVRTLAEQEWEKLQQAHVLANVQQAFDVSSDAEGDGDNESIFSCSAEVISPAGHTDAQTLALMLQEQLDAINNEIRLIQEEKQNTEARAEELESRVGSFEHMNLLARGRSLERASPPLSGRSTPKSHHSPNRDYLHKYHTAPASMSPAHLHQYAASLASPGQLSESLPASQLQLSGEELHSVSERDSVGGAGSASSDAASPLTARSLRLERVVQALAHSQEELRRRTGQTGFPSSGFSPHSRHGQHSNGALNSGTPPSPLSSRHSSQDSLHKNNLSSVGLPIGQLSSSHLHMQTTMSPATAAAVAAAQKKKGIKSSLGRFFSKKEKIKGKDTTMPGDVPGMGGASTPADPDYGDSVSVAGTLGSKSDFDRRKKKSPSMFGSMLDSSRHELLAEAMKAGTPFALWNGPTVVAWLELWVGMPTWYVAACRANVKSGAIMSALSDTEIQREIGISNSLHRLKLRLAIQEMVSLTSPSAPKTSRTTLAFGDMNHEWIGNVWLPSLGLPQYRSTFMECLVDARMLDHLTKKDLRGQLRMIDSFHRTSLQYGISCLKRLNYDRQQLEERRRMAEGANVDVLVWSNDRVIRWVQSIGLKEYGNHLLESGVHGALIALDESFDANNFALTLQIPTQNTQARQLLEMEFANLLTVGTERRPDVSNMKS; via the exons GAACTGTCACAATTAACAAAAGAATTAGCAGCGGCACGTGAAAACATTTtacagagagaagaagaaatatcagAATTGAAAGCAGAACGGAACAACACACGT CTTCTACTGGAACATCTTGAATGTTTGGTTTCTCGACACGAACGATCGCTAAGGATGACGGTCGTAAAACGTCAAGCCGCGGCACAATCGGGCGTGTCGTCGGAAGTTGAAGTACTAAAAGCTTTAAAGAGTTTGTTCGAACATCATAAAGCTTTGGACGAGAAG gTACGCGAACGATTGCGCGTAGCTCTCGAAAGGAATACGAGCCTTGAAGAGGAATTGGCCCATACCAAAGAAGAG CTCCAACAGTATAAAGTAAGTGGAATTACGCCTAAAGCCATAGATGACAAACCTAAAGAAAATGGTCAAACAGACGATGGTCAACAACAAAACAAG AATGAGACTGAGCAGGCTGAAAGTCAGCAGGAGCCACAACAGCAGCTTCAACAGCAActacagcagcagcagcagcagcagcaacacgCAATACAAAAGCTAGGTACAGAGAAGCCAACAGAGATAGCAAGCAGATTGAGCAATGGCAGTCTTGATCCATCCGACCAGGATTCGGCAGTACGAGTAATAGACTTGCAAGCCACTCTTGATAAGCAG aGTACTGAGTTAAGTACATGGCAACGGCGTGTAGCAGAATTGAGCGGACGAGTTGCAGAATTAGAAGAAACACTCTCTAAAACTCAGAAGGATCTTTTAAAAACTCAGGAAATTAATGTTAAGTTGCAAAGAGATCTGCGTGAAAATGTTGCACAGAAAGAGGACCAAGAAGAAAGGATTGCAACTCTTGAAAAACGTTATCTCAATGCTCAACGGGAATCAACTAGCTTACATGATCTCAATGAGAAATTAGAACAGGAGCTTCAACATAAAAAGGCTCAATTAAAG cttcaagaagaaaagatagcaGCTATACAAGAAAAATTGGAACTTGCTGAACAAAAATTAACCCAATATGCTAAGTTACCTGAAATGGAAGAACAATTGAAGCAGAGGATGGAGGCTCTGACCCAGGTGAGGAGGCCCAACCAG cAGGCCCAGGAAAGGCATGGTAGTGCAGAAGATAGAATACAAAGGTTAGAAGCACaattagaagagaaaaatgcaGAAGTAATGCGTGTCAATCAACGACTTAAGATGAATGAGGAACATAATACTCGATTAAGTGCAACCGTTGATAAACTTTTATCTG aaTCTAATGACAGGTTACAGACACATTTAACAGAAAGAATGGAAgcaatagaagaaaagaatgcgATAACGCAGGAACTTGAAAAGACAAGGAAAGTAGCTGAAgatttacaaaatgaaaaagcagATATTGTTAAAGAACTAGGAAAAGCACGTCTCGAAATTGATAATGTAAAGAGACAAATGCTTCAGCAAGAAATTGCTTTTAATATACAACAAACGGATGCATTGACTAGAAGTCTTTCTCCAAATGCTGTGGATCCTGGTTCATTTTCTAGAAGTGCAAGTCATAGTAGTTTTGACACACATTCATTACCTAGGAGAGGAGGCAAAAGAGCTGTGATAGAAGAGGATGCTTCAAAG aATTATGTAGTACGTACTCTTGCGGAACAAGAATGGGAAAAACTTCAACAAGCTCATGTTCTAGCAAATGTGCAACAAGCATTTGATGTTTCCAGCGACGCTGAAGGTGACGGTGATAATGAAAGTATCTTCAGTTGTTCGGCAGAGGTAATTAGTCCTGCAGGACATACCGATGCTCAAACACTTGCGCTAATGTTACAAGAACAATTAGATGCTATCAATAATGAGATTAGATTAATTCAG gaagaaaaacagaacACCGAAGCACGAGCAGAAGAATTAGAATCTCGAGTAGGTAGCTTTGAACATATGAATTTATTAGCAAGAGGACGCAGTCTCGAGCGAGCGTCACCTCCATTAAGTGGTCGCTCTACACCAAAATCACATCACAGCCCTAACAGAGATTATTTACACAAATATCACACA GCACCAGCATCAATGTCTCCTGCTCATTTACATCAGTATGCTGCATCCCTTGCTAGTCCTGGACAACTTTCAGAATCACTTCCTGCAAGCCAG TTGCAGTTGTCTGGAGAAGAACTGCATTCagtgagtgaaagagacaGCGTTGGTGGTGCTGGAAGTGCTAGCAGCGATGCCGCTTCCCCATTGACAGCCAGATCACTCAGATTAGAACGTGTTGTGCAAGCACTTGCTCATAGCCAGGAAGAGCTAAGAAG ACGTACTGGACAAACAGGATTCCCCAGCAGTGGCTTTTCCCCACACAG CAGGCATGGACAACATAGCAACGGCGCACTCAATTCTGGGACTCCTCCTTCCCCATTGTCCTCACGCCACAGTAGCCAGGACAGTTTACACAAGAACAATCTATCCAGTGTTGGACTACCCATTGGACAATTGTCGAGTTCGCATCTGCACATGCAAACAACCATGAGTCCAGCAACAGCAGCTGCAGTGGCAGCAGCtcagaagaaaaaaggcatAAAGAGCAGTCTTGGTAGATTTTtcagtaaaaaggaaaag ataaaaggaaaggataCAACGATGCCTGGAGATGTACCTGGTATGGGAGGTGCGAGTACACCAGCAGATCCTGATTATGGAGATAGCGTCTCTGTGGCAGGAACATTAGGGAGCAAGAGTGATtttgatcgaagaaaaaagaaaag TCCCAGTATGTTTGGTAGTATGCTGGATTCTTCACGACATGAGCTATTGGCTGAAGCGATGAAAGCTGGAACACCTTTTGCTCTGTGGAACGGACCAACTGTTGTTGCTTGGCTGGAGCTTTGGGTTGGCATGCCTACCTGGTACGTTGCGGCATGTCGAGCTAACGTCAAAAGTGGTGCTATAATGAGTGCATTGAGTGACACCGAAATACAACGTGAGATCGGTATCAG TAACTCTTTGCACCGATTGAAATTGAGACTAGCTATCCAGGAAATGGTGTCACTTACAAGTCCATCTGCACCTAAAACTTCTCGCACAACATTAGCTTTTGGAGATATGAATCACGAATGGATAGGAAATGTATGGTTGCCGAGTCTTGGATTACCCCAATATCGATCCACTTTCATGGAGTGCCTTGTTGACGCTAGAATGTTGGATCACCTCACTAAAAAGGATCTGCGTGGTCAACTTAGGATGATTGATAGTTTTCATag AACAAGTTTGCAGTACGGGATTTCGTGTTTGAAGAGATTAAATTATGACAGACAACAGttagaggaaagaagaagaatggcAGAAGGAGCTAATGTAGATGTTCTTGTATGGAGTAACGATAGAGTCATACGATGGGTGCAATCGATCGGTCTAAAG GAATATGGAAACCATCTTTTAGAATCTGGAGTACATGGTGCCCTAATTGCTTTGGATGAAAGTTTTGATGCAAATAATTTTGCTCTCACTTTGCAAATTCCTACACAAAATACACAG gcAAGACAACTTTTAGAAATGGAATTTGCAAATTTATTAACGGTAGGAACAGAGAGGCGACCAGACGTTTCTAATATGAAATCCTGA
- the LOC124955406 gene encoding liprin-alpha-1 isoform X15: MWSAMCDVMPTIAEDSISQRSSQFSGDDANFEQLMVSMLDERDKLMDSLRECQERVQEAETRVRELEKERDSLNRQIYANIPQELSQLTKELAAARENILQREEEISELKAERNNTRLLLEHLECLVSRHERSLRMTVVKRQAAAQSGVSSEVEVLKALKSLFEHHKALDEKVRERLRVALERNTSLEEELAHTKEELQQYKVSGITPKAIDDKPKENGQTDDGQQQNKSTELSTWQRRVAELSGRVAELEETLSKTQKDLLKTQEINVKLQRDLRENVAQKEDQEERIATLEKRYLNAQRESTSLHDLNEKLEQELQHKKAQLKLQEEKIAAIQEKLELAEQKLTQYAKLPEMEEQLKQRMEALTQVRRPNQQAQERHGSAEDRIQRLEAQLEEKNAEVMRVNQRLKMNEEHNTRLSATVDKLLSESNDRLQTHLTERMEAIEEKNAITQELEKTRKVAEDLQNEKADIVKELGKARLEIDNVKRQMLQQEIAFNIQQTDALTRSLSPNAVDPGSFSRSASHSSFDTHSLPRRGGKRAVIEEDASKNYVVRTLAEQEWEKLQQAHVLANVQQAFDVSSDAEGDGDNESIFSCSAEVISPAGHTDAQTLALMLQEQLDAINNEIRLIQEEKQNTEARAEELESRVGSFEHMNLLARGRSLERASPPLSGRSTPKSHHSPNRDYLHKYHTAPASMSPAHLHQYAASLASPGQLSESLPASQLQLSGEELHSVSERDSVGGAGSASSDAASPLTARSLRLERVVQALAHSQEELRRRTGQTGFPSSGFSPHSRHGQHSNGALNSGTPPSPLSSRHSSQDSLHKNNLSSVGLPIGQLSSSHLHMQTTMSPATAAAVAAAQKKKGIKSSLGRFFSKKEKIKGKDTTMPGDVPGMGGASTPADPDYGDSVSVAGTLGSKSDFDRRKKKSPSMFGSMLDSSRHELLAEAMKAGTPFALWNGPTVVAWLELWVGMPTWYVAACRANVKSGAIMSALSDTEIQREIGISNSLHRLKLRLAIQEMVSLTSPSAPKTSRTTLAFGDMNHEWIGNVWLPSLGLPQYRSTFMECLVDARMLDHLTKKDLRGQLRMIDSFHRTSLQYGISCLKRLNYDRQQLEERRRMAEGANVDVLVWSNDRVIRWVQSIGLKEYGNHLLESGVHGALIALDESFDANNFALTLQIPTQNTQARQLLEMEFANLLTVGTERRPDVSNMKS, encoded by the exons GAACTGTCACAATTAACAAAAGAATTAGCAGCGGCACGTGAAAACATTTtacagagagaagaagaaatatcagAATTGAAAGCAGAACGGAACAACACACGT CTTCTACTGGAACATCTTGAATGTTTGGTTTCTCGACACGAACGATCGCTAAGGATGACGGTCGTAAAACGTCAAGCCGCGGCACAATCGGGCGTGTCGTCGGAAGTTGAAGTACTAAAAGCTTTAAAGAGTTTGTTCGAACATCATAAAGCTTTGGACGAGAAG gTACGCGAACGATTGCGCGTAGCTCTCGAAAGGAATACGAGCCTTGAAGAGGAATTGGCCCATACCAAAGAAGAG CTCCAACAGTATAAAGTAAGTGGAATTACGCCTAAAGCCATAGATGACAAACCTAAAGAAAATGGTCAAACAGACGATGGTCAACAACAAAACAAG aGTACTGAGTTAAGTACATGGCAACGGCGTGTAGCAGAATTGAGCGGACGAGTTGCAGAATTAGAAGAAACACTCTCTAAAACTCAGAAGGATCTTTTAAAAACTCAGGAAATTAATGTTAAGTTGCAAAGAGATCTGCGTGAAAATGTTGCACAGAAAGAGGACCAAGAAGAAAGGATTGCAACTCTTGAAAAACGTTATCTCAATGCTCAACGGGAATCAACTAGCTTACATGATCTCAATGAGAAATTAGAACAGGAGCTTCAACATAAAAAGGCTCAATTAAAG cttcaagaagaaaagatagcaGCTATACAAGAAAAATTGGAACTTGCTGAACAAAAATTAACCCAATATGCTAAGTTACCTGAAATGGAAGAACAATTGAAGCAGAGGATGGAGGCTCTGACCCAGGTGAGGAGGCCCAACCAG cAGGCCCAGGAAAGGCATGGTAGTGCAGAAGATAGAATACAAAGGTTAGAAGCACaattagaagagaaaaatgcaGAAGTAATGCGTGTCAATCAACGACTTAAGATGAATGAGGAACATAATACTCGATTAAGTGCAACCGTTGATAAACTTTTATCTG aaTCTAATGACAGGTTACAGACACATTTAACAGAAAGAATGGAAgcaatagaagaaaagaatgcgATAACGCAGGAACTTGAAAAGACAAGGAAAGTAGCTGAAgatttacaaaatgaaaaagcagATATTGTTAAAGAACTAGGAAAAGCACGTCTCGAAATTGATAATGTAAAGAGACAAATGCTTCAGCAAGAAATTGCTTTTAATATACAACAAACGGATGCATTGACTAGAAGTCTTTCTCCAAATGCTGTGGATCCTGGTTCATTTTCTAGAAGTGCAAGTCATAGTAGTTTTGACACACATTCATTACCTAGGAGAGGAGGCAAAAGAGCTGTGATAGAAGAGGATGCTTCAAAG aATTATGTAGTACGTACTCTTGCGGAACAAGAATGGGAAAAACTTCAACAAGCTCATGTTCTAGCAAATGTGCAACAAGCATTTGATGTTTCCAGCGACGCTGAAGGTGACGGTGATAATGAAAGTATCTTCAGTTGTTCGGCAGAGGTAATTAGTCCTGCAGGACATACCGATGCTCAAACACTTGCGCTAATGTTACAAGAACAATTAGATGCTATCAATAATGAGATTAGATTAATTCAG gaagaaaaacagaacACCGAAGCACGAGCAGAAGAATTAGAATCTCGAGTAGGTAGCTTTGAACATATGAATTTATTAGCAAGAGGACGCAGTCTCGAGCGAGCGTCACCTCCATTAAGTGGTCGCTCTACACCAAAATCACATCACAGCCCTAACAGAGATTATTTACACAAATATCACACA GCACCAGCATCAATGTCTCCTGCTCATTTACATCAGTATGCTGCATCCCTTGCTAGTCCTGGACAACTTTCAGAATCACTTCCTGCAAGCCAG TTGCAGTTGTCTGGAGAAGAACTGCATTCagtgagtgaaagagacaGCGTTGGTGGTGCTGGAAGTGCTAGCAGCGATGCCGCTTCCCCATTGACAGCCAGATCACTCAGATTAGAACGTGTTGTGCAAGCACTTGCTCATAGCCAGGAAGAGCTAAGAAG ACGTACTGGACAAACAGGATTCCCCAGCAGTGGCTTTTCCCCACACAG CAGGCATGGACAACATAGCAACGGCGCACTCAATTCTGGGACTCCTCCTTCCCCATTGTCCTCACGCCACAGTAGCCAGGACAGTTTACACAAGAACAATCTATCCAGTGTTGGACTACCCATTGGACAATTGTCGAGTTCGCATCTGCACATGCAAACAACCATGAGTCCAGCAACAGCAGCTGCAGTGGCAGCAGCtcagaagaaaaaaggcatAAAGAGCAGTCTTGGTAGATTTTtcagtaaaaaggaaaag ataaaaggaaaggataCAACGATGCCTGGAGATGTACCTGGTATGGGAGGTGCGAGTACACCAGCAGATCCTGATTATGGAGATAGCGTCTCTGTGGCAGGAACATTAGGGAGCAAGAGTGATtttgatcgaagaaaaaagaaaag TCCCAGTATGTTTGGTAGTATGCTGGATTCTTCACGACATGAGCTATTGGCTGAAGCGATGAAAGCTGGAACACCTTTTGCTCTGTGGAACGGACCAACTGTTGTTGCTTGGCTGGAGCTTTGGGTTGGCATGCCTACCTGGTACGTTGCGGCATGTCGAGCTAACGTCAAAAGTGGTGCTATAATGAGTGCATTGAGTGACACCGAAATACAACGTGAGATCGGTATCAG TAACTCTTTGCACCGATTGAAATTGAGACTAGCTATCCAGGAAATGGTGTCACTTACAAGTCCATCTGCACCTAAAACTTCTCGCACAACATTAGCTTTTGGAGATATGAATCACGAATGGATAGGAAATGTATGGTTGCCGAGTCTTGGATTACCCCAATATCGATCCACTTTCATGGAGTGCCTTGTTGACGCTAGAATGTTGGATCACCTCACTAAAAAGGATCTGCGTGGTCAACTTAGGATGATTGATAGTTTTCATag AACAAGTTTGCAGTACGGGATTTCGTGTTTGAAGAGATTAAATTATGACAGACAACAGttagaggaaagaagaagaatggcAGAAGGAGCTAATGTAGATGTTCTTGTATGGAGTAACGATAGAGTCATACGATGGGTGCAATCGATCGGTCTAAAG GAATATGGAAACCATCTTTTAGAATCTGGAGTACATGGTGCCCTAATTGCTTTGGATGAAAGTTTTGATGCAAATAATTTTGCTCTCACTTTGCAAATTCCTACACAAAATACACAG gcAAGACAACTTTTAGAAATGGAATTTGCAAATTTATTAACGGTAGGAACAGAGAGGCGACCAGACGTTTCTAATATGAAATCCTGA
- the LOC124955406 gene encoding liprin-alpha-1 isoform X3, which yields MWSAMCDVMPTIAEDSISQRSSQFSGDDANFEQLMVSMLDERDKLMDSLRECQERVQEAETRVRELEKERDSLNRQIYANIPQELSQLTKELAAARENILQREEEISELKAERNNTRLLLEHLECLVSRHERSLRMTVVKRQAAAQSGVSSEVEVLKALKSLFEHHKALDEKVRERLRVALERNTSLEEELAHTKEELQQYKVSGITPKAIDDKPKENGQTDDGQQQNKNETEQAESQQEPQQQLQQQLQQQQQQQQHAIQKLGTEKPTEIASRLSNGSLDPSDQDSAVRVIDLQATLDKQSTELSTWQRRVAELSGRVAELEETLSKTQKDLLKTQEINVKLQRDLRENVAQKEDQEERIATLEKRYLNAQRESTSLHDLNEKLEQELQHKKAQLKLQEEKIAAIQEKLELAEQKLTQYAKLPEMEEQLKQRMEALTQVRRPNQQAQERHGSAEDRIQRLEAQLEEKNAEVMRVNQRLKMNEEHNTRLSATVDKLLSESNDRLQTHLTERMEAIEEKNAITQELEKTRKVAEDLQNEKADIVKELGKARLEIDNVKRQMLQQEIAFNIQQTDALTRSLSPNAVDPGSFSRSASHSSFDTHSLPRRGGKRAVIEEDASKNYVVRTLAEQEWEKLQQAHVLANVQQAFDVSSDAEGDGDNESIFSCSAEVISPAGHTDAQTLALMLQEQLDAINNEIRLIQEEKQNTEARAEELESRVGSFEHMNLLARGRSLERASPPLSGRSTPKSHHSPNRDYLHKYHTAPASMSPAHLHQYAASLASPGQLSESLPASQLQLSGEELHSVSERDSVGGAGSASSDAASPLTARSLRLERVVQALAHSQEELRRRTGQTGFPSSGFSPHRHGQHSNGALNSGTPPSPLSSRHSSQDSLHKNNLSSVGLPIGQLSSSHLHMQTTMSPATAAAVAAAQKKKGIKSSLGRFFSKKEKIKGKDTTMPGDVPGMGGASTPADPDYGDSVSVAGTLGSKSDFDRRKKKSPSMFGSMLDSSRHELLAEAMKAGTPFALWNGPTVVAWLELWVGMPTWYVAACRANVKSGAIMSALSDTEIQREIGISNSLHRLKLRLAIQEMVSLTSPSAPKTSRTTLAFGDMNHEWIGNVWLPSLGLPQYRSTFMECLVDARMLDHLTKKDLRGQLRMIDSFHRTSLQYGISCLKRLNYDRQQLEERRRMAEGANVDVLVWSNDRVIRWVQSIGLKEYGNHLLESGVHGALIALDESFDANNFALTLQIPTQNTQARQLLEMEFANLLTVGTERRPDVSNMKS from the exons GAACTGTCACAATTAACAAAAGAATTAGCAGCGGCACGTGAAAACATTTtacagagagaagaagaaatatcagAATTGAAAGCAGAACGGAACAACACACGT CTTCTACTGGAACATCTTGAATGTTTGGTTTCTCGACACGAACGATCGCTAAGGATGACGGTCGTAAAACGTCAAGCCGCGGCACAATCGGGCGTGTCGTCGGAAGTTGAAGTACTAAAAGCTTTAAAGAGTTTGTTCGAACATCATAAAGCTTTGGACGAGAAG gTACGCGAACGATTGCGCGTAGCTCTCGAAAGGAATACGAGCCTTGAAGAGGAATTGGCCCATACCAAAGAAGAG CTCCAACAGTATAAAGTAAGTGGAATTACGCCTAAAGCCATAGATGACAAACCTAAAGAAAATGGTCAAACAGACGATGGTCAACAACAAAACAAG AATGAGACTGAGCAGGCTGAAAGTCAGCAGGAGCCACAACAGCAGCTTCAACAGCAActacagcagcagcagcagcagcagcaacacgCAATACAAAAGCTAGGTACAGAGAAGCCAACAGAGATAGCAAGCAGATTGAGCAATGGCAGTCTTGATCCATCCGACCAGGATTCGGCAGTACGAGTAATAGACTTGCAAGCCACTCTTGATAAGCAG aGTACTGAGTTAAGTACATGGCAACGGCGTGTAGCAGAATTGAGCGGACGAGTTGCAGAATTAGAAGAAACACTCTCTAAAACTCAGAAGGATCTTTTAAAAACTCAGGAAATTAATGTTAAGTTGCAAAGAGATCTGCGTGAAAATGTTGCACAGAAAGAGGACCAAGAAGAAAGGATTGCAACTCTTGAAAAACGTTATCTCAATGCTCAACGGGAATCAACTAGCTTACATGATCTCAATGAGAAATTAGAACAGGAGCTTCAACATAAAAAGGCTCAATTAAAG cttcaagaagaaaagatagcaGCTATACAAGAAAAATTGGAACTTGCTGAACAAAAATTAACCCAATATGCTAAGTTACCTGAAATGGAAGAACAATTGAAGCAGAGGATGGAGGCTCTGACCCAGGTGAGGAGGCCCAACCAG cAGGCCCAGGAAAGGCATGGTAGTGCAGAAGATAGAATACAAAGGTTAGAAGCACaattagaagagaaaaatgcaGAAGTAATGCGTGTCAATCAACGACTTAAGATGAATGAGGAACATAATACTCGATTAAGTGCAACCGTTGATAAACTTTTATCTG aaTCTAATGACAGGTTACAGACACATTTAACAGAAAGAATGGAAgcaatagaagaaaagaatgcgATAACGCAGGAACTTGAAAAGACAAGGAAAGTAGCTGAAgatttacaaaatgaaaaagcagATATTGTTAAAGAACTAGGAAAAGCACGTCTCGAAATTGATAATGTAAAGAGACAAATGCTTCAGCAAGAAATTGCTTTTAATATACAACAAACGGATGCATTGACTAGAAGTCTTTCTCCAAATGCTGTGGATCCTGGTTCATTTTCTAGAAGTGCAAGTCATAGTAGTTTTGACACACATTCATTACCTAGGAGAGGAGGCAAAAGAGCTGTGATAGAAGAGGATGCTTCAAAG aATTATGTAGTACGTACTCTTGCGGAACAAGAATGGGAAAAACTTCAACAAGCTCATGTTCTAGCAAATGTGCAACAAGCATTTGATGTTTCCAGCGACGCTGAAGGTGACGGTGATAATGAAAGTATCTTCAGTTGTTCGGCAGAGGTAATTAGTCCTGCAGGACATACCGATGCTCAAACACTTGCGCTAATGTTACAAGAACAATTAGATGCTATCAATAATGAGATTAGATTAATTCAG gaagaaaaacagaacACCGAAGCACGAGCAGAAGAATTAGAATCTCGAGTAGGTAGCTTTGAACATATGAATTTATTAGCAAGAGGACGCAGTCTCGAGCGAGCGTCACCTCCATTAAGTGGTCGCTCTACACCAAAATCACATCACAGCCCTAACAGAGATTATTTACACAAATATCACACA GCACCAGCATCAATGTCTCCTGCTCATTTACATCAGTATGCTGCATCCCTTGCTAGTCCTGGACAACTTTCAGAATCACTTCCTGCAAGCCAG TTGCAGTTGTCTGGAGAAGAACTGCATTCagtgagtgaaagagacaGCGTTGGTGGTGCTGGAAGTGCTAGCAGCGATGCCGCTTCCCCATTGACAGCCAGATCACTCAGATTAGAACGTGTTGTGCAAGCACTTGCTCATAGCCAGGAAGAGCTAAGAAG ACGTACTGGACAAACAGGATTCCCCAGCAGTGGCTTTTCCCCACACAG GCATGGACAACATAGCAACGGCGCACTCAATTCTGGGACTCCTCCTTCCCCATTGTCCTCACGCCACAGTAGCCAGGACAGTTTACACAAGAACAATCTATCCAGTGTTGGACTACCCATTGGACAATTGTCGAGTTCGCATCTGCACATGCAAACAACCATGAGTCCAGCAACAGCAGCTGCAGTGGCAGCAGCtcagaagaaaaaaggcatAAAGAGCAGTCTTGGTAGATTTTtcagtaaaaaggaaaag ataaaaggaaaggataCAACGATGCCTGGAGATGTACCTGGTATGGGAGGTGCGAGTACACCAGCAGATCCTGATTATGGAGATAGCGTCTCTGTGGCAGGAACATTAGGGAGCAAGAGTGATtttgatcgaagaaaaaagaaaag TCCCAGTATGTTTGGTAGTATGCTGGATTCTTCACGACATGAGCTATTGGCTGAAGCGATGAAAGCTGGAACACCTTTTGCTCTGTGGAACGGACCAACTGTTGTTGCTTGGCTGGAGCTTTGGGTTGGCATGCCTACCTGGTACGTTGCGGCATGTCGAGCTAACGTCAAAAGTGGTGCTATAATGAGTGCATTGAGTGACACCGAAATACAACGTGAGATCGGTATCAG TAACTCTTTGCACCGATTGAAATTGAGACTAGCTATCCAGGAAATGGTGTCACTTACAAGTCCATCTGCACCTAAAACTTCTCGCACAACATTAGCTTTTGGAGATATGAATCACGAATGGATAGGAAATGTATGGTTGCCGAGTCTTGGATTACCCCAATATCGATCCACTTTCATGGAGTGCCTTGTTGACGCTAGAATGTTGGATCACCTCACTAAAAAGGATCTGCGTGGTCAACTTAGGATGATTGATAGTTTTCATag AACAAGTTTGCAGTACGGGATTTCGTGTTTGAAGAGATTAAATTATGACAGACAACAGttagaggaaagaagaagaatggcAGAAGGAGCTAATGTAGATGTTCTTGTATGGAGTAACGATAGAGTCATACGATGGGTGCAATCGATCGGTCTAAAG GAATATGGAAACCATCTTTTAGAATCTGGAGTACATGGTGCCCTAATTGCTTTGGATGAAAGTTTTGATGCAAATAATTTTGCTCTCACTTTGCAAATTCCTACACAAAATACACAG gcAAGACAACTTTTAGAAATGGAATTTGCAAATTTATTAACGGTAGGAACAGAGAGGCGACCAGACGTTTCTAATATGAAATCCTGA